The following coding sequences lie in one Clarias gariepinus isolate MV-2021 ecotype Netherlands chromosome 27, CGAR_prim_01v2, whole genome shotgun sequence genomic window:
- the susd6 gene encoding sushi domain-containing protein 6 has protein sequence MCDGMATRSHALVIVALQLLLFLLSALPTGQASGCSRPSAVLHGRGNLTETNRGSFSVGTVLQYSCDPGYTLSGESVITCTAPGRWSSATPHCLKNDVCRPPSEPENGGYMCHPSPCPKLTEGTVIEYFCDEGYTLKGYRYHTCRNGDWDSAAPIICHVGQGKEERSPLGMPALSIMASTASSVALILLLVVLFVLLQPKLKSFHHSRREQGVCGQAASLVVEGVQVSLPSYEEAVYGSGGAAAPPPESRVNIVLSEGPQTESPASELVQSRPEHDLPSISARSRHSETALVHQDPSTSSSPSTSSSTSSWVSEQRGAAAAARRPSSDQHSLLSLTSVEEYGDDIPLLKEA, from the exons GTTGCTCCAGGCCCTCAGCGGTGCTGCATGGCCGAGGAAACCTCACCGAGACCAACCGCGGCTCCTTCTCCGTCGGCACGGTGCTGCAGTACAGCTGTGACCCGGGATACACGCTAAGCGGAGAGAGCGTCATCACCTGCACCGCACCAGGACGCTGGTCCTCCGCCACACCACACTGCCTCAAAAATGATG tgtgTCGTCCCCCGAGTGAGCCTGAGAATGGGGGGTACATGTGTCACCCCTCACCCTGCCCCAAACTGACCGAAGGCACAGTGATCGAGTATTTCTGTGATGAAGGCTACACACTGAAAGGGTACAGGTACCACACCTGCAGGAACGGAGACTGGGACTCGGCGGCGCCCATCATCTGTCATGTGGGACAAG GGAAGGAAGAGCGCTCTCCTCTGGGTATGCCAGCTCTCTCAATCATGGCCTCCACTGCCAGCTCCGTGGCCCTCATCCTGCTGCTGGTCGTCCTCTTCGTCCTGCTGCAGCCCAAACTCAAATCCTTTCATCACAGCAG ACGTGAGCAGGGTGTATGCGGTCAGGCCGCCTCCCTCGTCGTAGAAGGAGTTCAGGTCTCTCTTCCTTCCTACGAAGAGGCGGTGTACGGCAGCGGCGGGGCGGCAGCTCCTCCCCCGGAGTCCCGCGTGAACATTGTGCTCTCCGAGGGACCGCAAACGGAGTCTCCCGCCTCAGAGCTCGTCCAGTCCCGACCCGAGCACGATCTCCCCTCCATCTCCGCGCGCTCCCGTCACTCCGAGACCGCGCTCGTTCACCAGGACCCCTCCACTTCCTCCTCTCCGTCGACCTCCTCTTCCACCTCCAGCTGGGTGTCGGAGCAGCGcggggcggcggcggcggcgcgTAGGCCGAGCAGCGACCAGCACAGTCTGCTCTCGCTCACCTCTGTAGAGGAGTATGGAGACG ATATCCCTCTGCTGAAGGAGGCCTGA